The Amphiprion ocellaris isolate individual 3 ecotype Okinawa chromosome 6, ASM2253959v1, whole genome shotgun sequence genome contains a region encoding:
- the oclnb gene encoding uncharacterized protein oclnb, whose protein sequence is MSSAGVGSVTRFDRVREIPHYDQVPVGSQWRDPEFPPPPPLLHGTMPTVSLDPLPPPPLPEQPAVGPESLNPSSDDEPMEDDCDAMDIKPVHRFIPDSVKNFFRGNSGNRGCKGWSIRPPPPPLSPPHSPASSTKKSANCHTTAGVPCSPPHSAPPSPSLPGYYRDHYGNSGECYTSQREQDQLLLSAEALESASAVPTNFSIQTYQDRVEEYHQRYAYMKSWAGLLRILGCVQLLLGAAVFACVCAYVHKDNEWFNMYGYSQPQLFGGIGGGAGAFGNGGSYYTGPKTPFVLVVAGLAWIVTVILLVLGMTLYYRAILLDSSWWPLTECSINLVLAVLYLAAGIVYVRDTTRGGLCNIPVFNNGVNGAFCRTEAGQTAAIVFLFITMVLYFISTGVCLKLWRHEAARMRTEGLAQEMKTIGSSVPLSILGLASRASEQTPLPTIQPDIMDTTHNPAAAPLMLLEPEILRGHIPAGHIPKPVVIADYVAKYPSIHSDEEREQYKAVFNDQYAEYKELHAEVQAMAKKFEEMDEMMQNLPSRPSSQMEKERISSILMEYQRKKSDPTYLEKRERCEYLKNKLSHIKQKIQEYDKVKDCKPTPQLETQRSQSLSHDILGPWSGGVPSCLFLVFVCCAGRGDHAHSQCFHCLCSSSEGHSCVHPEQTVHHTSMPSNKHSHPSYQPSGSKHHSSRHRHSELMSNPAFSYYPGDKMLHFYRWTSPPGVMKILCIIIIVMCVAVFACVASTLAWDYDMSLMGLGGGTGLLPGYGGSYGSSYGGSFGGSFGGSYGSGIGSSGSYGYGTQMDPKAGKGFIIAIAAITFIAVLIIFVLVVSRQNAARSSKFYLATIIICAVLAFLMIIATIVYLVAVNPTAQSTGSMYYNQVRQLCAQYQTQTQAQGIFLNQYLYHYCVVEPQEAIAIILGFLVFVALIILLVFAVKTRSKIRRWGQDRILWEEVKVVNTGLHNSIGEWVNNVSGEPEVLVNDHNDKIGSSRDYLDQLDHHKPLYLPGDSDISSSVGGLKPRLKDYDTGVESGDDLEEEDFSVLFPSIVDEQERLSYKREFDRDHHEYKGLQTELDNLNQDLADLDRELDQHPEGSPQFLDAMNEYTRLKNLKKSSDYQIKKKRCKYLRSKLSHIKRKISEYDRRP, encoded by the exons ATGTCTTCAGCAGGAGTTGGTTCTGTCACCAGGTTTGATCGAGTTAGGGAGATCCCACACTATGACCAGGTCCCTGTGGGCTCCCAGTGGCGAGACCCGGAATTTCCTCCACCCCCACCACTCTTGCACGGGACAATGCCAACAGTCAGCTTAGACcccctcccacctcctcctcttcctgaaCAGCCTGCTGTTGGACCCGAGTCCCTCAACCCTTCCAGCGATGATGAGCCAATGGAGGATGACTGTGATGCCATGGACATTAAGCCAGTCCACCGCTTCATCCCCGACTCCGTCAAGAACTTCTTCCGTGGTAACAGTGGTAACCGTGGCTGCAAGGGATGGTCCATCCGTcctcctcccccacctctctctcctcctcactcCCCAGCCTCCTCAACCAAGAAGAGTGCCAACTGTCACACCACAGCAGGAGTCCCTTGCTCACCTCCCCACTCTGctcctccatctccatcccTTCCCGGCTATTATCGGGACCACTATGGCAACTCTGGAGAGTGCTACACCTCTCAGAGAGAACAAGATCAACTGTTACTGAGTGCCGAAGCTCTAGAATCTGCATCTGCAGTGCCTACCAATTTCTCAATTCAGACCTACCAGGACCGGGTTGAAGAGTACCACCAGCGCTATGCCTACATGAAATCCTGGGCAGGCCTACTTCGGATTCTGGGTTGTGTACAACTGCTGcttggagctgctgtgtttgccTGTGTCTGCGCGTATGTTCATAAGGACAACGAGTGGTTCAATATGTATGGATACTCACAACCACAGCTATTTGGAGGGATTGGTGGAGGTGCTGGTGCATTTGGAAATGGGGGCAGTTACTATACAGGCCCCAAGACACCTTTTGTCCTGGTGGTGGCTGGTCTTGCATGGATAGTGACTgttattcttcttgttctcGGAATGACGCTGTACTACAGAGCCATCCTTCTCGACTCTTCCTGGTGGCCCCTCACAGAGTGCTCCATAAATCTGGTATTGGCCGTACTGTATTTAGCAGCAGGGATAGTGTATGTGAGGGACACAACTCGAGGGGGCCTGTGCAACATACCTGTCTTCAATAATGGAGTAAATGGGGCATTCTGTCGCACTGAGGCTGGCCAGACAGCTGCCATTGTCTTTCTCTTCATCACCATGGTGCTCTACTTTATTAGTACAGGAGTGTGTCTGAAGCTGTGGAGGCATGAAGCAGCCAGGATGAGGACAGAGGGGCTGGCACAggag ATGAAAACCATTGGCTCATCAGTCCCATTATCTATA TTGGGCTTAGCTTCCAGGGCCTCAGAGCAGACTCCTCTCCCTACCATCCAGCCAGACATCATGGACACTACACACAatccagcagctgctccactgatGCTGCTAGAGCCAGAGATTCTTCGAGGTCACATACCAGCTGGACACATCCCCAAACCTGTTGTTATAGCTGACTATGTGGC GAAGTACCCCAGCATTCATTCAGATGAAGAGAGGGAGCAGTACAAGGCTGTTTTCAATGACCAATATGCTGAGTACAAGGAGCTGCATGCAGAAGTCCAGGCCATGGCCAAGAAGTTTGAAGAGATGGATGAGATGATGCAGAACCTTCCCTCCCGACCTTCCAGTCAAATG GAGAAGGAACGGATCAGTagtattttaatggaatatcagAGGAAGAAATCT GACCCAACATAtttggaaaaaagagagaggtgTGAGTACCTAAAAAACAAGCTCTCTCATATCAAACAGAAGATTCAGGAGTATGACAAGGTCAAGGAC TGTAAGCCTACTCCACAGCTGGAAACTCAGCGCTCGCAAAGCCTCAGTCATGACATCCTGGGGCCTTGGAGTGGTGGCGTCCCCTCCTGCCTCTTCCTTGTGTTCG TATGCTGTGCGGGTAGAGGCGATCACGCGCACAGTCAGTgttttcattgtctttgttCTTCATCTGAGGGTCACAGCTGTGTTCATCCGGAACAGACGGTCCATCACACAAG tATGCCGAGCAACAAACACAGCCATCCATCATACCAGCCAAGTGGTAGCAAACA cCACAGCAGCAGACATAGGCACAGTGAGCTCATGTCCAACCCAGCTTTTTCCTACTATCCAGGAGACAAAATGCTTCACTTCTATCGCTGGACATCACCACCAGGTGTGATGAAGATATTAtgtatcatcatcatcgtcatgtgtgtggctgtgtttgcGTGTGTTGCCTCCACCCTGGCTTGGGACTATGATATGAGCCTCATGGGTCTGGGAGGTGGAACTGGCTTGTTGCCAGGTTATGGCGGCTCGTATGGCAGCTCATATGGTGGCTCATTTGGTGGCTCATTTGGTGGCTCATATGGTAGCGGTATTGGCAGCAGCGGTTCCTATGGCTATGGAACACAAATGGATCCCAAAGCTGGCAAAGGCTTTATTATTGCCATAGCTGCCATTACCTTCATAGCTGTCCTCATCATATTTGTCTTGGTTGTTTCCAGGCAAAATGCTGCCCGCTCATCAAAGTTCTACCTAGCAACCATCATTATCTGTGCTGTCTTGGCATTTCTGATGATCATTGCCACTATTGTGTATCTGGTGGCGGTGAACCCAACAGCACAGTCCACAGGATCTATGTATTACAACCAGGTTCGCCAGCTGTGTGCCCAGTACCAGACTCAGACTCAGGCCCAGGGCATCTTCCTCAACCAGTACCTTTACCATTACTGTGTGGTGGAGCCCCAAGAG GCCATAGCTATCATCCTGGGCTTTCTGGTCTTTGTTGCCCTCATCATCCTGCTGGTGTTTGCAGTCAAGACTCGCTCAAAGATCAGGCGCTGGGGCCAGGACCGTATTCTCTGGGAGGAAGTGAAGGTGGTCAATACTGGTCTTCACAACAGTATCGGGGAGTGG gtAAACAATGTGTCTGGTGAACCAGAGGTGCTGGTTAATGACCACAATGACAAAATTGGGAGTTCTAGAGACTACCTGGACCAGCTAGACCACCATAAGCCCCTTTACCTACCCGG AGACTCGGACATCAGCAGCTCTGTGGGAGGCCTGAAACCTAGGCTAAAGGACTATGATACTGGTGTGGAATCAGGAGATGACCTAGAGGAAGAGGACTTCAGTGT CTTGTTTCCCTCCATTGTGGATGAGCAAGAGCGTCTGAGCTACAAACGGGAGTTTGACCGAGATCACCATGAGTACAAAGGCCTGCAGACTGAACTGGACAACTTAAACCAGGACTTAGCTGATCTGGACAGAGAGCTGGACCAACATCCTGAGGGCAGTCCACAGTTCCTG gATGCCATGAATGAATACACCAGGCTGAAGAATCTAAAGAAG TCATCAGACTATCAAATTAAGAAGAAGCGGTGTAAATATCTCAGGTCCAAACTGTCACACATCAAGAGAAAGATCAGTGAATATGACCGCCGACCTTGA